In Candidatus Zixiibacteriota bacterium, a genomic segment contains:
- a CDS encoding response regulator transcription factor, which translates to MPFIRALLVEENRILRESLAMLFVNQPEMSFNTMGVGESLISEIKDVNPSVVLMDISLHRERSIQHISSIKQNCPDVKIIGMNLSPLETELVRFIQSGVNGFVLKDASFTELVEAIRVIINGSTFLPPGLAGSFIDQVATYNPQSTSAGTMTATKISKREKEIIGLIVAGMSNKEMADRLNISAFTVKSHLHRLMEKLGIHSRLELAAYANKHKIID; encoded by the coding sequence ATGCCTTTTATACGTGCTTTGTTAGTAGAGGAAAATAGAATCCTTCGTGAAAGCCTTGCGATGCTATTTGTCAACCAGCCCGAGATGTCCTTTAATACGATGGGCGTGGGCGAGAGTCTGATATCAGAGATAAAAGATGTCAACCCTTCGGTCGTCTTGATGGATATTAGCTTACACCGTGAGCGATCCATCCAGCACATTTCGTCTATTAAGCAAAATTGTCCTGATGTAAAGATAATCGGGATGAATTTGTCCCCTCTCGAAACGGAACTGGTGAGATTTATTCAATCCGGCGTCAATGGATTTGTCCTCAAGGATGCCAGTTTCACTGAATTAGTCGAGGCAATCCGCGTTATCATCAATGGTTCAACATTTCTTCCCCCGGGTCTTGCCGGATCGTTTATAGATCAGGTTGCGACATACAATCCCCAGTCGACATCGGCAGGCACGATGACAGCCACCAAAATCAGCAAACGGGAGAAGGAAATCATCGGACTTATTGTCGCTGGTATGAGCAATAAGGAGATGGCCGACCGGCTGAATATTTCGGCGTTTACAGTGAAAAGCCACCTGCACCGTCTGATGGAAAAATTGGGTATACATTCGCGGCTTGAGCTTGCGGCCTACGCAAATAAACACAAGATCATAGATTAG
- a CDS encoding aconitate hydratase, whose protein sequence is MAMNMTQKLIASHLLSGNMKIGEEIGLKIDQTLTQDATGTIVMLELEALGIDEVRTEVSVQYVDHNLLQSDFRNADDHIFLRSACRKFGIWYSRPGNGVSHPVHMERFGIPGKTLLGADSHTCAAGSLGMLAIGAGGLEVALAIAGEPFYLTMPQTVGVKLTGKLPQWVSAKDVILELLRRKGVDWGLNKIIEYYGDGLYFLSAMDRHVIANMGAELGATTSVFPSDNAVHHFLKNQERGGEFVEMSADSGAEYDEYEEIDLDKLEPLIALPSNPDNVVPVREVAGREIYQSMIGSSANPGLRDFAVAALIVEGHQVHERVSFDINPTSRQILESLTETGLLKKLIRAGARIHQAGCNGCIGMGQAPSPGRISLRTVPRNFPGRSGTDNDLVYLCSPETAAASALTGVITDPRTLDMAYPQLTDIEEVIINDDMLLRPLSKEERKTEQLEKGSNIKPLPPFEPLHDIVQGPVLLKLNDDVSTDEIMPAGTAILPFRSNIPEISKFLFSRVDDTFYKRARAAQKEDSFSFIVAGRNYGQGSSREHAAIVPRYLGVIAVLAISFARIHKQNLVNFGVLPLQFLDPIDWRRIDRDDCLVLPHIREAIHKADHVVVLNRTKNESYIASHSLTNRQREMILQGGLLNIVRNYSNVPSDRSHHR, encoded by the coding sequence ATAGCGATGAATATGACCCAGAAACTTATCGCGAGCCACCTTCTTTCAGGAAATATGAAAATTGGCGAAGAAATAGGTTTGAAGATAGATCAAACGCTCACTCAGGACGCGACCGGTACGATAGTTATGCTTGAACTTGAAGCTCTTGGCATCGACGAAGTCCGCACCGAAGTCTCTGTTCAATATGTGGATCACAATCTGTTGCAGAGCGATTTTCGGAATGCCGACGACCACATTTTTCTTCGCTCTGCCTGTCGGAAGTTTGGCATTTGGTACAGCAGGCCAGGAAATGGGGTCAGCCATCCGGTTCACATGGAACGTTTCGGCATCCCCGGCAAAACACTGCTTGGAGCGGACAGTCACACCTGCGCCGCAGGTTCTTTGGGCATGCTGGCGATTGGAGCGGGGGGACTCGAAGTTGCGCTGGCTATAGCGGGAGAGCCTTTCTATTTAACTATGCCGCAAACTGTCGGGGTTAAACTGACTGGTAAATTGCCGCAATGGGTTAGCGCGAAAGATGTTATCCTCGAATTGCTTAGACGCAAAGGGGTTGATTGGGGTCTAAACAAGATAATCGAATACTACGGCGATGGGCTTTATTTCCTGTCTGCGATGGATCGCCATGTTATCGCAAATATGGGCGCGGAACTTGGCGCAACGACAAGTGTATTTCCATCCGACAATGCTGTGCATCACTTCCTCAAAAATCAGGAGCGCGGCGGTGAATTCGTAGAAATGTCAGCAGATTCTGGGGCTGAATACGACGAATATGAAGAGATCGACTTAGACAAGCTTGAACCACTTATCGCTCTGCCGAGCAATCCCGATAATGTGGTGCCGGTGCGGGAAGTCGCGGGGCGCGAGATTTATCAGTCCATGATTGGCTCATCGGCTAACCCGGGACTGAGGGATTTTGCCGTCGCGGCACTCATAGTCGAAGGACACCAAGTTCACGAGCGAGTATCTTTCGACATAAATCCGACCTCGCGTCAGATTCTCGAAAGCCTGACAGAAACAGGTTTGCTCAAAAAGCTTATTCGTGCCGGAGCGCGAATTCATCAGGCTGGATGCAATGGCTGTATCGGTATGGGACAGGCGCCCTCCCCCGGACGTATTAGTCTCCGCACAGTTCCGCGAAATTTCCCGGGGCGGTCAGGTACCGATAATGATCTTGTGTATCTTTGTTCGCCTGAGACCGCTGCGGCTTCGGCTTTGACCGGTGTCATTACCGATCCTCGAACGCTGGATATGGCGTACCCTCAACTGACAGACATTGAGGAGGTTATCATCAATGACGACATGCTCTTACGACCGCTCTCAAAAGAGGAGCGCAAGACCGAACAGCTTGAAAAAGGGTCAAATATAAAACCACTGCCACCGTTTGAGCCGCTTCACGATATTGTCCAAGGGCCAGTGCTGCTAAAGCTCAACGACGATGTCTCCACCGATGAAATTATGCCGGCGGGAACCGCAATTCTTCCGTTTAGAAGCAATATACCTGAAATCAGCAAATTTCTCTTTTCACGAGTGGATGATACGTTTTATAAACGCGCCAGGGCCGCTCAAAAAGAGGATTCATTCTCGTTCATTGTGGCTGGTCGTAACTATGGCCAAGGCTCAAGCCGTGAGCATGCCGCTATCGTTCCCCGCTATCTGGGTGTGATTGCAGTGCTTGCTATCAGCTTTGCGCGAATTCATAAGCAGAATCTTGTGAACTTTGGCGTTTTGCCCCTCCAATTTCTTGATCCTATCGACTGGCGGCGGATAGATCGGGATGATTGTCTTGTGTTGCCGCATATACGAGAGGCGATTCATAAGGCAGACCATGTTGTGGTACTTAATAGAACCAAAAATGAGAGCTATATTGCTTCGCACTCACTGACCAACAGGCAGAGAGAGATGATTCTTCAGGGCGGACTGCTGAATATCGTCCGGAATTACAGCAATGTGCCCTCAGATCGTTCACATCACAGGTAA
- a CDS encoding DUF5916 domain-containing protein encodes MTPVRYLKPKEVFTSLLFIFLFTVSSGAQTSLVETQSERPRKELRATKVTGTSPSVDGRLDDGIWKTAVFISDFLQKDPVEGGQPVEKTEVAIVFDDAAIYIGARMHSVHPENLRMFLDRRDNQGPTEQFIVSIDSYLDRRTCYGFGVNTSGVRFDRYTESDNEFDRDFSYNPVWEAKTSRDSSAWYAEIRIPFSQLRFNNIDKQTWGINFNRWVPERNEDVFWVFTPRNESGWTSRFGNLVGIEGVQPSRRLELTPYAASEGSKIDGDFGSDPFNDGSKITGRVGGDLKMGLGPNLTLDATFNPDFGQVEADPADVNLSAFETFFDERRPFFSEGNSVFNGGGFFYSRRIGASPRASLRGFEMPDYADQPRNSTILGAAKVSGVLKSGTSIGFLTAVTDNEFAKLYDSSSKITSRTKIEPRTFYGVFGLIQPFGKEQSTFSAKLTGVSRDLSGDGRLDTLLRKQAIAGAVSTHLRFNGGKYNIFTEAGFSDVRGSTSAITSAQLSPQRYFQRPDADYVEIDPNRNALSGYKGVFNFWKPSGKHWLYDVFIAAESPGLELNDAGQLGGADDIDLFWRLIYRETVVGNIFRYYDIRLASDANWNFGGDRQWSEIRIVSDVTWKNFWTSWARIARQLPGQDDTRTRGGPSMQNEAGWSFNAGFQNNFASSTSFWLDARYGIDELDGWLYTTTGHISGRLGTKWRLAFEPSYTREDQPRQFVEALSGGGAGTFGTTYVFSRLDRSRLRLRVRMNYFFSPDLSLEAYAEPYADGAKFYDLGELLQSRGHNLLHYNDGANFGFKYRSFRSNMVLRWEFSPGSTLFLVWQRNLEEETQEVTRHVRPGSAFDAFGADGEDFVALKLAYWIPIS; translated from the coding sequence ATGACACCAGTGCGTTATCTTAAACCGAAAGAGGTCTTTACCTCACTTCTTTTCATTTTCCTTTTTACGGTTTCGTCAGGAGCCCAAACTTCTTTAGTCGAAACTCAATCTGAACGCCCAAGGAAAGAACTTCGCGCAACCAAAGTAACGGGGACGTCGCCGAGTGTCGATGGCCGGCTCGATGACGGGATTTGGAAGACGGCCGTTTTCATATCCGACTTTTTGCAGAAAGATCCGGTCGAAGGCGGCCAGCCGGTCGAAAAAACCGAAGTGGCAATTGTGTTCGACGATGCCGCCATTTATATCGGAGCGCGGATGCACTCGGTTCATCCCGAAAATCTACGCATGTTTCTTGATCGGCGCGATAACCAAGGCCCAACCGAGCAGTTTATCGTCTCAATAGATTCATATCTCGACCGCCGGACGTGCTATGGTTTCGGTGTGAATACTTCCGGGGTGCGATTTGACCGCTATACTGAGAGCGATAACGAGTTTGACCGTGACTTTTCATACAACCCCGTTTGGGAAGCCAAAACCTCGCGTGATTCTTCAGCGTGGTACGCGGAAATACGAATTCCGTTCTCTCAACTTAGGTTCAATAATATAGATAAGCAGACATGGGGAATAAATTTCAACCGCTGGGTGCCGGAGAGAAACGAAGATGTATTCTGGGTCTTCACGCCACGCAATGAGAGTGGCTGGACTTCCCGTTTTGGCAATTTGGTCGGTATCGAAGGCGTCCAGCCATCCCGCCGACTTGAGTTGACTCCTTATGCCGCAAGCGAAGGGAGCAAGATCGACGGTGACTTTGGCAGTGATCCTTTCAATGATGGTTCCAAAATAACAGGTCGTGTCGGCGGAGATCTCAAAATGGGACTTGGTCCGAATTTGACTCTCGATGCAACCTTTAATCCTGATTTCGGGCAAGTCGAAGCCGATCCAGCCGATGTGAATCTGAGCGCCTTCGAAACTTTTTTCGATGAACGTCGTCCTTTTTTCTCCGAAGGAAATTCTGTTTTCAATGGCGGCGGATTCTTCTATTCGCGAAGGATTGGAGCATCTCCGCGAGCTTCACTGCGAGGCTTTGAAATGCCTGACTATGCCGACCAGCCCCGGAACTCGACAATTCTTGGCGCGGCAAAGGTCTCAGGAGTGCTTAAATCTGGTACCTCAATCGGTTTCCTGACCGCCGTCACAGACAATGAGTTCGCTAAGTTGTATGATAGTTCAAGTAAGATTACATCGCGCACCAAAATCGAACCTCGTACATTCTATGGAGTTTTCGGGCTTATTCAACCGTTCGGAAAAGAGCAGTCTACATTCAGCGCAAAATTGACCGGTGTGTCGCGCGACCTTTCCGGCGATGGCCGTCTTGATACGTTACTGCGAAAACAAGCGATTGCCGGGGCTGTGAGTACTCATTTACGCTTTAATGGCGGCAAGTATAATATCTTTACCGAAGCCGGTTTTAGCGATGTGAGAGGAAGTACTTCGGCTATCACATCGGCTCAGTTATCTCCTCAGCGGTACTTCCAACGGCCCGATGCCGATTATGTTGAAATTGATCCAAACAGAAATGCGCTCAGTGGATACAAAGGCGTTTTCAATTTCTGGAAGCCCTCTGGCAAACACTGGCTCTATGATGTATTTATCGCGGCAGAGTCGCCGGGACTTGAACTCAATGATGCCGGTCAGCTCGGCGGAGCCGATGATATTGATCTTTTCTGGCGTCTCATCTACCGTGAGACTGTCGTGGGGAACATCTTCAGATATTACGATATTCGGCTCGCGTCCGATGCCAATTGGAATTTCGGAGGCGACAGGCAATGGAGCGAAATTCGAATCGTAAGTGATGTCACATGGAAAAATTTCTGGACAAGCTGGGCCCGCATCGCCCGTCAATTGCCGGGACAAGACGATACCCGCACGCGTGGCGGCCCTTCGATGCAAAATGAAGCCGGTTGGTCATTCAATGCTGGCTTTCAAAATAATTTCGCGTCATCGACATCATTTTGGCTCGATGCCCGCTACGGTATCGATGAGCTCGATGGATGGCTCTACACCACAACAGGACATATTTCGGGACGACTTGGCACCAAGTGGAGGCTCGCCTTTGAACCATCATATACCCGCGAGGATCAACCGCGCCAATTCGTCGAGGCTCTGTCCGGGGGAGGAGCTGGGACGTTTGGAACGACATATGTTTTTTCGCGTCTTGACCGAAGCAGATTGAGACTTCGCGTTCGGATGAATTATTTCTTCAGTCCAGATCTGAGCCTTGAAGCCTATGCCGAGCCGTACGCCGATGGCGCAAAATTCTATGACCTTGGAGAGCTTCTGCAATCCCGCGGACATAATTTGCTTCATTACAACGATGGGGCAAATTTTGGATTTAAATATCGTTCGTTCCGAAGCAACATGGTCCTTCGATGGGAATTCAGCCCGGGAAGTACACTCTTTCTCGTTTGGCAGCGTAATCTCGAAGAAGAAACACAGGAAGTCACCCGTCATGTCCGCCCGGGCTCGGCCTTCGATGCTTTTGGCGCTGACGGTGAGGATTTTGTGGCGCTGAAACTGGCATACTGGATACCTATTTCGTGA